The genome window GGCTTTATCAGGGTCAGAGACGTTTGGCAGAATCGATTTTAAATGTTCGCCGGCCAGGTAGACGATGTTTGCCATGACTTGGAGTGGGTTGCGGAGATCGTGGCCAACCATCATCGCGGTCTTTCCTATGGCCGCAAGTTTCTCATACTCCAGCAATTTCCTCGTTCGCTCCTCCACCAACTCTTCCATATGTTCCAGGTGTCGTCGAAGCTCCTCCTCCATACGCTTCCGCTCAGTGATCGGCACACTCAGCTCCAGCGCCGCGGTGACTCTTCCATCGCCGTCCCTCAGAGGCGTCGCCACGATCTCTAACCAGATCGAGTCACCATCTACATCCTTCCTCAACTGCTCGTATGCGACGTTCTCCAAACCTTTTTCAAACACCTCCTGGACCCCGCATCGCGCGCAGGGACTCCCCCTGTGTTTCTGGGCCTCGTAACAGGTTTCTCCCTCAAACTCGCCGAAGGTTCTTTTCCAAATCTTGTTCGCCCATAGAACCTTCATCTCCTTAGAAATCAATGCCAGTCCAGCACCCAAGTTCTGAGTCACCAGGTCGAGCTTATCACGTTCCGCTGCGAGTTGACGTTGACGTTCCTCCAATTGTTCGAGCATGGCGTTGAAGTTCTCGGCTAGATTTGATATTTCATCCTTTCCAGTGACAGGAATCCGTGTAGATACATCCCCCGTATTTCTAATCTTATCGACTACGCGCTCTAGCCTCGTCAATCTCGAAATAGTTGACCTCTCTACTAGGAGTATGATGGCCACGGCGTAGGCTGAAGCGCTGAAGAGCATGGAGTAAATAAAGTAAGTCACGTTTCGCTTAGCCTCGTTGTAAACGTTCCTTGGCAGATCAACCCGCAAAACAAGTGCGGGCTCTCCGTAGATGTCGTTTATTAACGCGTAACCGGCTATCGACTCTTCGTTTAAAGGTTTAATGAAAATCTCATCCTGGTCCGGTAATAGCGATGCGGTTGTGGTTTGAAAATCGGTAGGGAGGTTCGAATCTTTGATTTGAAAAATATTGATTGAGAGATGCGCTGTTTGGCTTAGACGAGACACCTCATCCGAGTCAAGATACCTTCCCATAATCAAAGCTCCGCGAATCGGTCCCTTATATGTGCTGGTCAGGATCGGAGCTGAAGTTATGATCATAGGGCCTTCAGGAAGGATTAGGATCCCCGCTATTGCACTTTGTTCATTATTGTGGTGGACGAGGAAACTATTTGGACCGATATGCGCCATCATGCTCGGAGGTATCTGCGTTTCGCGTTCTTTCT of Candidatus Bathyarchaeia archaeon contains these proteins:
- a CDS encoding CHASE4 domain-containing protein encodes the protein MKLRAKILLIMSSTTLALMIILYGFAQATMLRTAAEMEKDDARQNVRRALNALSDELEKMLSITRDYASWDDTYTFMIDRNEKYVETNLVDETFLNLKLNLMLFVNTDGQIVFQKGFDLKKERETQIPPSMMAHIGPNSFLVHHNNEQSAIAGILILPEGPMIITSAPILTSTYKGPIRGALIMGRYLDSDEVSRLSQTAHLSINIFQIKDSNLPTDFQTTTASLLPDQDEIFIKPLNEESIAGYALINDIYGEPALVLRVDLPRNVYNEAKRNVTYFIYSMLFSASAYAVAIILLVERSTISRLTRLERVVDKIRNTGDVSTRIPVTGKDEISNLAENFNAMLEQLEERQRQLAAERDKLDLVTQNLGAGLALISKEMKVLWANKIWKRTFGEFEGETCYEAQKHRGSPCARCGVQEVFEKGLENVAYEQLRKDVDGDSIWLEIVATPLRDGDGRVTAALELSVPITERKRMEEELRRHLEHMEELVEERTRKLLEYEKLAAIGKTAMMVGHDLRNPLQVMANIVYLAGEHLKSILPNVSDPDKAEQIKRLCSSMEEQIDYMNKIVSDLQDFARPLQPQFQPTNLTRLIEDTVSTIRKPETVEVSLNFEDEVPDLKIDGAMIRRALTNLITNAIQAMPKGGRITVTTSRRGDIALISVQDTGEGIPEENLEKLFVPFFTTKARGQGLGLPVTKRIVEAHGGAIKVESKVGVGTTFTIELPIKEG